Proteins from one Elusimicrobiota bacterium genomic window:
- a CDS encoding putative toxin, with product MKGNDSQKDGIISRTVKKIKKLFGFGGDIDPKLRGLESEKRILRELGLKKNTIKISTEEGSSIPDALDENNSVEIKDSKYVSRTRQLRIQTESAQKSNRQSILIVGKNTRLSKTVQEAFDLIIRHSGLGGKND from the coding sequence ATGAAAGGCAATGACAGTCAAAAAGATGGAATTATTTCCAGAACTGTTAAGAAAATTAAGAAGCTGTTTGGATTTGGCGGGGATATTGACCCAAAACTTAGGGGATTAGAATCAGAAAAAAGAATTCTCAGAGAACTTGGTTTAAAGAAAAACACCATCAAAATATCCACTGAAGAAGGAAGTTCTATTCCTGATGCATTGGATGAAAATAATTCGGTTGAGATAAAAGACAGTAAATATGTTTCCCGCACAAGACAACTGCGAATACAAACAGAATCGGCACAAAAGAGCAATCGACAATCCATTCTGATTGTGGGGAAAAATACAAGGCTCAGTAAAACTGTACAAGAAGCATTTGATTTGATCATAAGACACAGTGGGTTAGGAGGTAAAAATGATTAA
- a CDS encoding SMI1/KNR4 family protein, translating into MITFRTLGELLLFGTLIVRTLEEKMSIKIKHKGKHIDEVCLVGFEERIGMKLPNDFRKFLKKNNGGIPETNEFDIPELHTESGVNEFLSIEKIEYIKSEFSNRFASNALPIAYAEGGNYLCLLIGQNAGIYFWDHELEQNEGQHNMFLLAKNFASFLSSLKKFDISKIKLKPNQVQNVWVNPDFEPDFD; encoded by the coding sequence ATAATAACGTTCCGCACACTGGGGGAGCTGCTGTTATTCGGCACTCTGATCGTTAGAACTCTGGAGGAAAAAATGAGTATAAAAATCAAACACAAAGGCAAGCATATTGATGAGGTGTGTTTAGTAGGTTTTGAAGAACGCATAGGCATGAAATTACCAAACGATTTTCGAAAATTTTTGAAAAAAAACAATGGAGGTATCCCAGAAACAAATGAGTTCGATATTCCGGAATTGCATACCGAATCCGGTGTCAATGAATTTCTTTCTATTGAAAAGATCGAATATATTAAATCAGAGTTCAGTAATAGATTCGCTTCGAACGCACTGCCTATTGCTTATGCTGAAGGAGGTAATTACTTATGTCTACTAATCGGACAAAACGCTGGTATCTATTTTTGGGATCACGAATTAGAACAAAATGAAGGGCAACATAATATGTTCTTGTTAGCAAAGAATTTTGCTAGTTTTTTGTCTTCTTTGAAAAAATTCGATATCAGCAAAATAAAGTTAAAACCTAATCAAGTACAAAATGTCTGGGTTAACCCAGATTTTGAACCTGATTTTGACTAG